DNA from Campylobacter concisus:
TGTTTTTGTCATTAAAAATATCTTCGCCCATTGAGCCATTTTTTTGCTGTTCATTAACTAGTTCTTGTGTCTGTCGCATAATTGCACGGACTTCATTCATTTGTTCTTCACTTAATCCGCCTTGGTCTTGTTCTGCATTTAAATTTAAAACAAATAATGCTATTAAAGATAATCTAGTTAAATTTTTCATTTCTTATCCTTTTCATCTATTATCTGCGTTACTTGATATTTGTTCACTATAAAGCCTGTTGGGTTTTTCATTGTGTCCGCATAATTACTAGTTTGGTTACGGAAGTCATACTCTATTGCACTTCTATATTTTTTATAGCTAACTTCAGTGCGAGTTGGATTTGTAATTTCTGCTTGAAAATCTATCGTAGCTACATTTTGGCTTAAAATCGCTACGTTTAGAATTTTTATATCCCTATAGTAGTTTTTGGTAGTGTAAATTGAATTAGGATCACTAACCAAATTTTCGAACGCTTCCCATACCTGTCTACTACTTTGCGTACGTATTTCGTTATAACGCTCGGCATCATCTATGCGATTAATTAGCTCTCTATTTTTCACATATCCTGCAAGTATGCTTTTTAAAAGCTCTTCATTGTTTCTAACGTTTAGACTGGTATCGTCTATTGTCACAAACCTTGAGTCACCATCTGAAAATTTTAACAATACAGGCTTTGTCTCTTTAAGAGGCGTTAGTAGTGCTATCGCAACGGATAAACTTATGCTAACTATTGTTAAAGCAATGATCACATAAAACATATACGCTTTTATGTTTCGCTCCGCCTTAAAAATAAAATTTGGGTCTACTTTTTTGCCTTCGTATGCCATATTAACCTACTTGTATGATGTCGTAGCAAGCGCAAGGGCTTACTTTTTCTATTTTGCTTGGCTTATCAGCACATCCGCTTAAAAATATCATTAAAGCCGTTGTTACAATTACTGCTAGTTTCATTTTTAGCTCCTTTGTTCTTTGTGTTCTATATAGTATTTACGCCAATGTATTGGGCTTTCAGTCTTTAATTTTTTTATCAAATTTACGCTATCTGAGCTTGACGAGAATACTCTTAAATAATTTCCTAGGCTTGACAAATTGACATTTAGTTTTGCGCTCTCGTTTCGTAGCTTCATATTTAAAAGCACCTGCCTAGCATTTGATTGAGTGTCTTTTAAGAATTTAGCTTCCGTAGGCGTTAGTCCTATTATCTCGCTTAGCTGATTTAGCGTATCTTCATTGTTTGTTGGGAAGATAAGAAAATTTGCGATATTGTCAAGAAATGATGAGCCACGCTCATTTCCGTTAAACAGGCTTATGTTTTGAAAGCCAAAGCATCCAACACCGCCTATCTTTCTCCACTCCAAAATACCTTCAAGGATTTTCTCTGACATTACTTCATCTCTTAAATAGTCCTTCAACTCGTCTATGAAACAAAAAAAGCCACGTATATTTTCGCTATTTTTTGCCTGATTTTTCAGTCTGTGAAATACATACATTGCGGTGAGGGCTGATACCTTTTTGTTTGGCAATATTCCATCCATGTTTAGTACTGATAGCTGTTTTGTGAAATTTAGGGCATCTTCTTTGTTGTCGAATATTGAGCCCTTATAATTTCCAAATCTAGTCTTTAATCTTGCTTCATTATCGGCTGGCAGTGAGTCTATGAAATCGCTTAACGACAATATTTGATCCGCTTGCTTATTGTCAAAAAGCCTATTTATTGTTTCTCTAATATCTTTTGTTGCATCATGCTCTTCAGGCTTTAGCTCTGCCATTGAGCTTAGCCATGACGCTAAAAATTCTCTATTCTCTGCTGTATCGGCTAGGCTGAATGGATTTAGTTTAAACCCATCGCTTTCGCTATCATGATATTCGCCGTCCATGTAATTTGTGAAGCAATACATACCCCTTAGCTTGTCCATTGCAAAAATGCTTACAGGATATTTGAAAAGATTTGTCATCAAGAATTGAATTGTTGTTGTTTTACCAGTTCCTGTTCCGCCTATGATCATTGTATGACCTGCTGGTCTATCTCCATCAGGTTGGCAGTGAAAGTTAAACAAAAATGGTGTGCCGTTTAAGTGCTTAAAGGTCGTAACTGCTTCGTCACCCCAATCATTCTGATTAAATCCAGTTACTTCGTTCTCAAAATTTGCGATCGTAGCTAGGTTGCTTATGTTTAATGTTTTCTTTCTTGCATTTAAATTTCCACGACTTGGGAAGAGACTAAAATATAGTGCCTTTTGGTTAATAGTCTCTCTAACAACGTTGAGACCTTGATTTTCAAGGATATTTTTTAGTTCGTTTGTGCGATTATCTAGTTCTGCTAGGTTGTCGGCTAGGCAATATATAGAAAAGCTTGTTTCAACTAGGTTTTCTCTATCTGCTTGGATAAGCTCCATCAAATGATCTAGTTTTTGTTGGACTAGTTCAACCGAGAAGGCTCTAGTATCTTTTATTTTTTTGATTGCTTTGCGTTTTTCGTACGCCTTAAAGTAAATCATCGTCATAAACTCATGATCACTCTTAATTAAATTTGACGTAATAATTGACTTTATTTGCTCTGTTTCGTATGCCTTAACGCTAATAAATCTCGCATATTTTGTTGTGCCATCATTTCTATAAAATTCAATATAATCTTTTTTAAATTCGACATAAGAGCTAATGTAGCTATCTGTTATTAATTCGTTTGTGTATCTTAAATTTGTTTCCTGTGCGTTTGAGTACGTCGCATAAAAATTAATTATCTCATCACTACTCATCTGGCGTGGCTGATAGGTTGCCAAATGATTTTTTATATTTAGAAGTGTGTTATTTAACAACTCCATTTTTTGTCTATAGTTTGAGCTTTCTTTATTTTTCTCGTCTTGTTCGCTAGTTACTTTTGTCTTAAAACTTTCAAGAAATCCAGTTATATTTTTAGTTGTAGTTGATATCAATAAAAAATATTTGATTGAATAAATATCTTGATTTTTCTCCCATTTTTCAATTATTTCATTTGCATATTGATTTATATTTTTTTCTATGTAATCCTTAGCCTTGATCTTAGTTTTCTTGATAATTAAATTAGTTTCTACACTATCTTTTAGCGTTGTAAAAAACATAATTCGATTTATTAGATAATCCATTTCATTGTCAAGACTAATTCCTGCGTAGCTTGTCCCCTTAAGCTCCACTGCAATTGTTATATTGCCATCTTTTGTAACAATAGCATTCTCGCCGTATTTGCATGCGATATTGTTCTCTTTTGCCATTGTGTATATTTCAGGTTCGCCCAGCATTATTATTCTGTCAGCTTTTTTATTTATTTGACTTATTTTTGAGCGGATATCACTATCTTTTTCTTTTTTTGTTTCAATTCCAAGTTCTTGTTTGTTTTGTTTCCAATCTTTAAAAACATCTATAAGTCCACGAGCCATTGTCTAATCCTATGCAAAAAATTTTCTTTGTGAAATTTTAAAATTTGAGCCGATGATCTCATAGATATCTTCATCGAAAAATTCCAAAATGAAAAAAAAGCAGTATAGAACTGCAACGACTGCCAATGAATACAAAATAAGGATAAACCACGATATAAATCCGATTACAAAGATAATTAGTAAGCTTGTTGTAGTTAGCCCCATTATTTTTGTTTTTCTCGTTAAGTCCATATAGCAGTCAGTTACAACCATTTTACACTCGCTTAAATTTACATTGCAGATGCAGTTAATCCGTAGCAAACTCCTAGGATTATCGATGCGATTAGCACAAACCTTATGTGTTGTTTTATTTGTTCGACATTAAAAAGTGCCGTAAGCATGAGGACAATTATCCATAAAATTCCAATAACGAGTATAATCGTGTTTAGAACGCTTGCAACACTGCTTCCTGCTTCAGTTATTTGAGTATTAGTGTTTTGCTCAAGTGTTTTCAACACATTTTGTCCGCCACCTGATCCAAAAAGAAACAATGGTGAGCACATTGCTAGATAAAAAAGCTTTTTCGCTTTTGATAGAATTTTTTTCATTCCATACTCCTTGTGTAATTTATTTTGTTTCCGTTACTATATTATTTTTTAAAAACGGACTTTTTGTATAAATATTTTTAAGATGTATGTTTTTATGGGAGTTCTAAAATATGATATAAGTTTTTAATTTTTATTTACTTTTTAATTTTTCTAAAGTAGCGTTGGCACTTCATTTATTTTTATAAATTTTCTTTTTACAAAAATGTCACTTTATATGTATTTTTATTTTTATTATCTTTTGTGTCTTTGACTATATATTTTCAATTTTTATATATTCTATTTTAATTTATTTTTATAAATATAATTTTTCTTATCATCTTTATTTTACTTATTTTATATTTTTACAAATATTCTTTTTAATTACTATTATTATTTAAAAATAAAATGAGATTTTTATTTTTATTTTTTTATTCTTTTGTAAAAAGAATAAAAAAATCACACTATAAAGCCGATTATATCGGCGTTTAGTGTAAAAAGTGATATATAAAAAGGGGTTATCCTGCCTATCTTCTCGCATTATATTTTTAACTTTACTTACACTAACATCATTACAAATCTTTTAAATAGTTGGAGTTTTTTTATTTTGGCTAGGACAGAAGCACAATGGGATGAATTTTTAAAAAACTATCAGAGCTGGGCGAACAAAAAATTCAATAAATGAGCACAAAAATATATCTTTTAGCTCGAGCCATATTTCATCGATTAAAAATTCTTTCTCAAAAAATACAAAACAATCTGTTGTGAAGATGATTTCAAATTTACCACGTGAAAGTATTAAAAGATGTATTGACTACACTCTCAATAACTCAATTGATGGCTCTGCCATCAATGAAAAAGGGGAGAGAGTAAGCAGTGACGAAATTATGAAAAATTGGAGTAAGGATTTTGGCACAAATAAAAATTCAAAAGACGCTTGGCATCTTATTTTCTCAATCAATGAGCCATGCAATGACGAAAAAACACTAAACGCTCTAGTTGATAGTGTTAGTGAAATTTTAAGTAGAAATTTTATGGGGCATAAGTATGCTTTGGTGCTTCACACACATCAAAATAACCCACACGTGCATGTAGTTCTTAACAAGCGTAATGATATGACTAGGCGTAAAATTCATTTTGATACTCGTGACGAGATTAAAGATTTTTTCGACGAAGTTCGCACTGATTTTGCCTATTCGCTTGGTGCAAGAGGGTTAAAATACGAAAATAAAAACGCTATGCATAAGGATTTAAAAAAAGAATTTTCTAAAATAAAATCTAGTATCAACCTCGAGCAGGATAGCTATACGGCAAAGGATAAAACACTAGAATTTTACGAGCAAATGCAAGAAAAAAATAAGATAGAATATAATGCAACTTCCAGCCGTATTAAGGCTATGAATGATGAGATTGATTTACTAAAAAAAGCCAATGATGAGCTGACTAGGCAATTTTTACTCTACGTTCAGAAAAAGGGCAAAAAACGTTTTAAGCTGGGGAAGGAGCTAAAGGAGAATAATAAAATATTACTTCAAAAAAACGTAAGGATTTAATAAAAGAGATTAAAAAGCTTGATAGTCTTTCATATAAAGCTACTCAGATTAATGATATGCATTTGGCTCACTACAAGGATCAATCTGATACCCTTAAATTACTTGAAAAATTTTAGTTATAACTTTAACAAAATTTATCCGCACGGCAAAGGCTCTAGTAAAAGCCGACTGGTTATTTTCTAAAAAGGTAAAAACGATCTATTGCTGTGCTTCGTGGGCGTGATGATAATGCTAAAAAATACTTTGATGATAGCTTAGTTGCTACACGTCTTTTGGGTCGCAATGAAAGTCTTTTTAAACTTAATAAAAAACTTGAAATTTTAGATCAAAGCCTTTATATTTTACATCACTCCGAGCTTGGCGATACTGAGAAAAATGAATTTAAAAAGCGACTAGATGATAATAAAGATTTTATAGCCGACATTTGCAAAAAACGCTTTTCATATATTGAAAATAAGCTATTAAAATCTGAAAAAATTAGTAAGGACGATTTTCTTTTAAAAGAGTATTTTAAAGGTGTATCTATGCTTGATACTACGGCTAACGAACGACTTATCAGGATCAAAAATGAGCGTAGGCTTTATAAGGATGTTTTGGCGGAACGTGAGACTATGGGCTTAAATGCTTACTCTTCGTACGATAAAAACTCAAAATGAAAAATAACGATCGTAGTAGATAAATGCTATTATCTACTATTTTAAAAATTTTCTTTGATTGTTGTTTGATAGTTTGCTAAAAATAATAAAATATATAACAAAAACTACATATAATTAAAATTAATAAAAAGTTAAGAATAGTAGTAATTTTTTTATAAAAAAATTAAGATAGTAAATATTAAAAATGTGTTATTTTGTTGGCACGTTCTTTAAAAATACTTTTTTTACATTCCTATCGGTATAAACTTCATCTCTTTTACTTATGTCGAGAAAAAAAGTACTATAAGCTCTTCATCTTGTATAAAACATATCAAGCGATAGTTTTTTACTCTATATCTCCATAATCCACTCAAATTCTCAGTTAATCCTTTTCCGCTACTGCGTGGATCATCACTTTCCTCGAGTCGATCAAGAAACTTTTGAATTGGTTTTTTGATTGAGCCGTCAAGTTCATTAAACTTCTCTTTAGCATAATCGCTAAATCGTATCTTATAAGCCATTTTCTTTCTTTATATCAGCCCATGAGGTTGATTTGCTTCCGCTAGCCAAATATTCAGAATAAAGCTTTGCTCCAAGCTTTGCATCTTCAATGTCTTGCAAGGCTTCGCTGTCGATCTTATTTTTCGATGTGTTGATATACTTTATCGTATATGTTGGATTGCTGGCTTTGGCGACAGCGTTTTTTATAGCTTGGATAATTTGTTGGTTTAAATTTTCGCCTGTAATAGTTATAGTTTTCATGTGTTTGCTCTCTATTTTTCAAAGTCTGGAATAACTATAGGTGATTTATACCTAGTATTACATTCATATGCGTCATACTTCAATTTATTATATGCGTCTGATGTGCTTGGTTCGGTATTTCTGTATTTCTTTAAAATGATTTCACATTCTTCGTCACTCAACTCGTGCTTTTGTTTTTGTACCTTTGGCAGTTGAAACTCTGCACATCCACTAAAAAACAATCCAGCTATTGCTGTAATTATCAAAACCTTATTTACTTTCATTGTAAATCCTTTTTTTAAGAAAAATTATAACATATTGTATAAAATTTTACGTTATAAGGCTATTTGGTTTCTCGACCAGCTTTATCATACTCTGGCTCTTCTTTGCTCTTCTTCGTCGATCTGACACACTACTTCGTCGTCGTGCCATATCATGCACCCAAGGGAGTCTAAGTATTCAACCATTAGCCTAACACTGCTTTTTAAAAACGAGAGCTCTCTATCACTTATGTTTGCAAGCTCTCTTGACTCTAGTGGGAGCGGAGCTTTAATTAGCTCATTCATTATTTCATTTGCTCTCTCAAATTTATTATAATCTCTATTCATGCTTGTCCCTTTTATGGCAATTTAAAACCTATTGCATAAATCGGATACACATTCTCTAGAAACCCACTTTTAGCCAAGGTTTCTCTTATTTCCTTGTATGTATGCCTGCGATCATCATATTTGATCCAGCCACCTTCAATATCTTTTTTCTCAAAATACCAATACACTTCATCCATATTGATGTAGTTTTTTTCCACATACTCCTGATTTAGTGCCATGTTATTGAGATAATCGCTTGCTGGTTCGGCTAATTCCATCTCATAGTAATATTCACCATCTCTTGATTTATAAAAATTTACTACTCTATAGATAGACTCGGTTTTATCAAGTGGTCTATCCATGTCCTTTTTTAGGACTATTCTGTCATTTGATTTAAATTTTTGCATTTTAGACTCCTTAATTATTTAAGTTTGCTAGTAAATTTGACTTTTCGTCTTCTATGCTCTTAATTACATCTTCTTTATTTGTAATTTCGCAACCAAACTCGTCTGCTAGCTCAATTATGTACTTTTGAAGCCTAGCACATTCGGCTATGACTTCTTCGCTGTCGTCATCCAAATCCCCTAACCATTTGCATTCTTTTAACGCCTTTAGCGTCATTTCATGCCTGCAGTAGCTCATAAATATCTCTCTCATCTTCTACTCCTTATCTATTTTCTCTTATATTTTGCTCTATAACATCTTTTGTGGCTCTTAGTGACTCACAAAATGATGTAAACTCGGTCTTTTCGCCTTTATTGTAGGTAACATAAACTACGTTAGTTGTGTTCGTGTCGTTTAACATGGCTTCGTATACCACACCATTTCTTTGCATCGATATATGCTTTTTCATCGCCATTTATCTTTCCGTATTGACTAAGTAGGTTAATTATGCTGTTTGCTTTCATCTCTTATCCTTTCTTTTTATAATAAGATTATATCCAAAATAAACTTAATAAATAATAAAATAATAAATAATAGAATATCATATAATTAAAATATTCAGTAGTAAAAAAATAATCTATGAAATAAAAATAATAAAAAAATACAAACATAATATTTAAGCATTTTTTTAAGTTACATTATGCTTTTTTTCTTCCCCCTTTTTAAATTTTACACATCGCTTTTAGCGATGCTACTATATTGCGGGGCGTTGCGGGGTATCCCCGCTTAATACCATAAAGAGCCGAGACCTAGGCTCGGCTCTGGCGTTCCAGCACTCTAGTGCAGGTCGCCTGCCATAAATTTCGGACAATTTGTAAAAATAAATTTACTCAACAATGCGTCAAACTCCCACACAAAGGGGATAAACATCACTTTATCAATACTTATTTAAAGCTTAAAGTCTAAAAACCATAGCTTTATCCTGACTAGCCAAATCCTGAACTATTGACGAGAAAATGTAAAATTTCTTACTACTTAAAAGCCTTACAAATGCCGATACAAAGGGGCTAAACCTAACTTCATCAATACTTACTTAAAGCTTAAAGTCTAAAAAGCAGATGGCTTGCATTCGATTACGGCTCATAAAATTTCGGACAATTTGTAAAAATAAATTTACTCAACAATGCGTCAAACTCCCACACAAAGGGGATAAACATCACTTTATCAATACTTATTTAAAGCTTAAAGTCTAAAAACCATAGCTTTATCCTGACTAGCCAAATCCTGAACTATTGACGAGAAAATGTAAAATTTCTTACTACTTAAAAGCCTTACAAATGCCGATACAAAGGGGCTAAACCTAACTTCATCAATACTTACTTAAAGCTTAAAGTCTAAAAAGCAGATGGCTTGCATTCGATTACGGCTCATAAAATTTCGGACAATTTGTAAAAATAAATTTACTCAACAATGCGTCAAACTCCCACACAAAGGGGATAAACATCACTTTATCAATACTTATTTAAAGCTTAAAGTCTAAAAACCATAGCTTTATCCTGACTAGCCAAATCCTGAACTATTGACGAGAAAATGTAAAATTTCTTACTACTTAAAAGCCTTACAAATGCCGATACAAAGGGGCTAAACCTAACTTCATCAATACTTACTTAAAGCTTAAAGTCTAAAAAGCAGATGGCTGTTTTTTATCGTGTCTTAGATGATCTTTCGTAGTCTTTTTCAATTTTTGCGTTTATCAAGTTAAGTCGCTTATAGCCTTCTCTCATTCCCTGTAATGTCTTGATCTTTGGTTCTATTTCTCTAAATTTTTCAATATTAAGGGCGTATAGGTCTTTTATTTTACTTTTCTTAGCATCTGGCTCGAGAAAGTCGTATTTCTTTGACAAATACTCAACTTGCCGAGAAAACTCCTTTAAAGGCTTTGTTATGCTGTCGAGACTAATTTTATTACTACTTATACCTAATGCTGTGCCTGCTACCAAATCATCATTAAAGTCCTTTAGGATTGGTTTGGCTGATCTCGCATTTGGTACTATTTCTAGTATCGCTTTTGTAAATTCTTTGCCACGTTCGTCATTATCAAATCCTAGTACAACTCCTGCATTTGGTGCCAGCTTTGTCAATGCTTTTATGACTTCCTTTTGCGTTGCCGATATTTGACCATTTGTTGAGCATAGGAGTGTTTCTTTTAAATTTACGTCTTTTATTTCACAATATGATAATGTATCTATCATGCTCTCACAGATTACAATATTTTTAAAATCCTTTGGATTCTTGTGTGCTTCGTCTGCCTTGAGTATTTCAAGCCCCTTTATTCCATTGCAGAGCTGTTTTATTGGCTTAGCGTATGCCTTTCCTTGCTGATCCTGCGTTAAAGGCTTCGATAAGTAGCTTATATATCCTGTCTGCTTTAGAAATTCTCTTTTGCCACTGCTTAGTTCTAATACACTTAATGTATATGTTGGCACTATTGCATTCTTAAATTTTTCATCCTGCTTGAGGCTACTAAATTTTATCAGGATATCGCTTTTAATTTTTCTTTTGCTAGTCAAAAACGAGTTTTCATCTATCTTATTTAATTTTTTAAATTTTTCTACTATAATACTATCATTTTCTTTTTGTTTTATTATTTTTTTAGTATTGTTTTTTAATGTCTTTACATCGTTTATTATATTTTCATCTATTAAATCTTTTATTGATACGCCACGATTTTTGGCGAAATTATAAATATTTCCCCTATCATTATCATCGCTTGGGTTAAAGTATAAATAGTGTCCGTTGCTTTTTCTCGTTATGATAATTGTATCGGAGTTGTTGTTTGTGAGTGTCTTGTAATTTTGGCTACTTTTCTCTCGTTTTTCAAAGTAGCCATTATTCTTTAAAATTTCATCTAGTGGGAGTTCGACTAAATTTTCTTTGTTCATTGTTTAGGACATAATTTTAAAAAGTTCTCACGCTTCTTTGCTTGTTTGTGTGGTTTTTTGTCTGTTATCGAAAAATATTTTTTAAGTGCTGGAGCACATTCGCTCGGTCTTGTTGGGCTTGATAAGCACAATAATGCTTCGCATGCCAGCTTTGCATCTCCTGTTATTTCCTGTGCTACTGCACTACCTGCAAACATTGTTATGGCAACAATACTTAAAACTATTTTTTTCATTTCTACTCCTTATTTAAAAAATACAAATTTTGGAAGCCCTAGCTCATCTTTTGGCATTTGCTTTGTTTCTGGGTCAAATATTGCATCATTTCGCTTATATTCAACAACTTTTTGGTTAAAGCTATCTGGTGTTAAATCTCTAGCATTATCGTCTTTCATGGCTTGTCTGCTCGATGCCATTGCGCTGGTGTAATTGATATTTAGCTCATATTGCTGTTGCATATTTTCTAAAATTTTAAGCAGTATAGTATTCGTTAATGCTTGAGCCTGCTTTTGATTATTAGCCTTATTTAATTGTTTGGATAGCTGTTTTAAATCATCTCTCATTCTATCTCTTGTATACTCTTTCGTTTTATCACCATTATGAAATGTGTCTTCAAATGCTAATAAATTGTTTGTTTTCTCTATATTATCCCTCTCTTGCAAAAACCTTTCCGCATTTTTAATATTACTGATCTGTGCCTGATAGTTTGCTCGTTCTATTGGGTCAACTGCCTTATTCATTTTTTGAGTTAATTCTTCTATGCTCTTGCTTATATTTGCTCCATCACGTAGTGCAAATGTACATCTATTTAGCTTATTTGCTAGTTTATTGCCTGATGCTTTTACTGAGTGACTAAAAAATTGGCTGTTTTGTTCTAAGAATGAGCAGGCTGTCTTAACTCTTG
Protein-coding regions in this window:
- a CDS encoding type IV secretion system protein; the encoded protein is MAYEGKKVDPNFIFKAERNIKAYMFYVIIALTIVSISLSVAIALLTPLKETKPVLLKFSDGDSRFVTIDDTSLNVRNNEELLKSILAGYVKNRELINRIDDAERYNEIRTQSSRQVWEAFENLVSDPNSIYTTKNYYRDIKILNVAILSQNVATIDFQAEITNPTRTEVSYKKYRSAIEYDFRNQTSNYADTMKNPTGFIVNKYQVTQIIDEKDKK
- a CDS encoding AAA family ATPase, which encodes MARGLIDVFKDWKQNKQELGIETKKEKDSDIRSKISQINKKADRIIMLGEPEIYTMAKENNIACKYGENAIVTKDGNITIAVELKGTSYAGISLDNEMDYLINRIMFFTTLKDSVETNLIIKKTKIKAKDYIEKNINQYANEIIEKWEKNQDIYSIKYFLLISTTTKNITGFLESFKTKVTSEQDEKNKESSNYRQKMELLNNTLLNIKNHLATYQPRQMSSDEIINFYATYSNAQETNLRYTNELITDSYISSYVEFKKDYIEFYRNDGTTKYARFISVKAYETEQIKSIITSNLIKSDHEFMTMIYFKAYEKRKAIKKIKDTRAFSVELVQQKLDHLMELIQADRENLVETSFSIYCLADNLAELDNRTNELKNILENQGLNVVRETINQKALYFSLFPSRGNLNARKKTLNISNLATIANFENEVTGFNQNDWGDEAVTTFKHLNGTPFLFNFHCQPDGDRPAGHTMIIGGTGTGKTTTIQFLMTNLFKYPVSIFAMDKLRGMYCFTNYMDGEYHDSESDGFKLNPFSLADTAENREFLASWLSSMAELKPEEHDATKDIRETINRLFDNKQADQILSLSDFIDSLPADNEARLKTRFGNYKGSIFDNKEDALNFTKQLSVLNMDGILPNKKVSALTAMYVFHRLKNQAKNSENIRGFFCFIDELKDYLRDEVMSEKILEGILEWRKIGGVGCFGFQNISLFNGNERGSSFLDNIANFLIFPTNNEDTLNQLSEIIGLTPTEAKFLKDTQSNARQVLLNMKLRNESAKLNVNLSSLGNYLRVFSSSSDSVNLIKKLKTESPIHWRKYYIEHKEQRS
- a CDS encoding relaxase/mobilization nuclease domain-containing protein, whose product is MISNLPRESIKRCIDYTLNNSIDGSAINEKGERVSSDEIMKNWSKDFGTNKNSKDAWHLIFSINEPCNDEKTLNALVDSVSEILSRNFMGHKYALVLHTHQNNPHVHVVLNKRNDMTRRKIHFDTRDEIKDFFDEVRTDFAYSLGARGLKYENKNAMHKDLKKEFSKIKSSINLEQDSYTAKDKTLEFYEQMQEKNKIEYNATSSRIKAMNDEIDLLKKANDELTRQFLLYVQKKGKKRFKLGKELKENNKILLQKNVRI
- a CDS encoding type II toxin-antitoxin system RelE family toxin yields the protein MAYKIRFSDYAKEKFNELDGSIKKPIQKFLDRLEESDDPRSSGKGLTENLSGLWRYRVKNYRLICFIQDEELIVLFFST
- a CDS encoding toprim domain-containing protein; amino-acid sequence: MNKENLVELPLDEILKNNGYFEKREKSSQNYKTLTNNNSDTIIITRKSNGHYLYFNPSDDNDRGNIYNFAKNRGVSIKDLIDENIINDVKTLKNNTKKIIKQKENDSIIVEKFKKLNKIDENSFLTSKRKIKSDILIKFSSLKQDEKFKNAIVPTYTLSVLELSSGKREFLKQTGYISYLSKPLTQDQQGKAYAKPIKQLCNGIKGLEILKADEAHKNPKDFKNIVICESMIDTLSYCEIKDVNLKETLLCSTNGQISATQKEVIKALTKLAPNAGVVLGFDNDERGKEFTKAILEIVPNARSAKPILKDFNDDLVAGTALGISSNKISLDSITKPLKEFSRQVEYLSKKYDFLEPDAKKSKIKDLYALNIEKFREIEPKIKTLQGMREGYKRLNLINAKIEKDYERSSKTR
- a CDS encoding TrbM/KikA/MpfK family conjugal transfer protein; the encoded protein is MKKIVLSIVAITMFAGSAVAQEITGDAKLACEALLCLSSPTRPSECAPALKKYFSITDKKPHKQAKKRENFLKLCPKQ
- a CDS encoding type IV secretion system protein, encoding MKRMIISVAVASSLFLSSVNASGIPTIDVAAIAQQVMGYTQTLKDYAEQIKQYEQMVKDTLNFEKQMQELGVDMNSVYEILGDAQSLIAQMQSIYEDVKNLPKDIMGDIARVKTACSFLEQNSQFFSHSVKASGNKLANKLNRCTFALRDGANISKSIEELTQKMNKAVDPIERANYQAQISNIKNAERFLQERDNIEKTNNLLAFEDTFHNGDKTKEYTRDRMRDDLKQLSKQLNKANNQKQAQALTNTILLKILENMQQQYELNINYTSAMASSRQAMKDDNARDLTPDSFNQKVVEYKRNDAIFDPETKQMPKDELGLPKFVFFK